GGAGACGCGGACCCCTACGTCCGCGACGCCGACGACGAGGACGACGAGGACCACCTCGACCGCTGACCCCTCCTTCCTTCCGCCGAAACCCCTCCTGAGCGTCGAGACCCCTCGTGAATCGCGCGAATCACGAGGGGTTTCGGCAACTGTGAGGGGTTTCGGCGGAGTGCGCGGGGGAGTCGCGGAGTCAGCGGGGGAGGAGCAGGGCGTTGTCGGCGGCCTCGACGAGGCCGTCGGCGATGAGCGAGTCGATCGCGCGGTCGCGCTGAGCGGCATCCGGCCAATCGGCCAGCACCTCATCGGCGGGCAGCCGATGGCCGTCGGCGTTTCGCAGAGCGCGCAGCACGCCACCGCGCGCCTGCCGATCCGAACCCTCGTACTTCGCCTGCCTGCGTCGGCCGTCACCCGTGTCGGGGCGGCCCTCGCGCAGCCAGGCGCAGCTCGCCGCGAGAGGACACTGCTCGCAGCGAGGTGATCGCGCCGTGCACACGGTCGCGCCGAGCTCCATCATCGCCGCGTTGAAGACCGCCGACTCCGCGTCGTCGTCCGGCAGCAGTGCTGCCATGCGGTGCAGATCGCGCTTCGAGGGGGCATCCGGCTGCGAGCGTCCGTCGAAGGCACGCGCGATCACCCGGCGCGTGTTCGTATCGACCACCGGATGCCGATCGCCGTAGTGGAACACCGCCACGGCGCGTGCGGTGTACTCGCCGATCCCCGACAGCGCCAGCAGAGCGTCGACGTCGCGCGGCACCGTGCCGTCGTGCCGTGCGACGACCTCCACCGCGGCGCGGTGCAGCCACAGTGCCCGGCGCGGGTACCCGAGGTTCGCCCACTGGTGCACCACCTCGGCGGGCGTGGCGGCGGCCATCGCATCCGGGGTCGGCCAGCGTTCCAGCCACGCCTCCAGATGGGGGATGACCCTGGCGACCGGGGTCTGCTGCAGCATGAACTCGCTGACCAGCGTGCCCCAGGCCCCGTAGGCGGCGTGGAATTCCGGACGGCGCCAGGGCAGATCTCGGGCCTCGCGCTGATACCACGCCGACACCACCGCCGGATCGGGGGAGATGGCGAGATCCACGGGCATCCCGCCAGCCTAGACGGCCCGCCCTCGAACCCGTCCATATGACGCAAAGTGCCGCTATCGTGCAGGTTTTGCGGGACTTTGCGCCATATAGACGCGGGGGAGCGGTGCTCGCGGCTCGGTAGGCTTGAGGAGTGGCATCACACGGCATCCTCCTCGTCGATAAGCCCGGCGGGCTGACCAGTCATGACGTGGTCGCCCGCACCCGCAGGGCGTTCGGCACCCGCAAGGTCGGCCACGCCGGCACGCTCGACCCCATGGCCACCGGCCTGCTGGTCATCGGCATCGAAGGCGCCACCCGGCTGCTGACCTACATCGTCGGCGCCGACAAGACCTACACGGCGACGATCCGCCTGGGCGCCCGCACCACCACCGACGACGCCGAGGGAGAGATCGTCGCGACGGCGGATGCCGCGGCCTGGGCACACGTCGACGACGCGGCCGTGCAGCGCGGCATCCGCGCCCTCACCGGCGCGATCTCGCAGGTTCCCAGCTCGGTCTCGGCCATCAAGGTCGGCGGCCGCCGCGCCTACGACCTGGTGCGCTCGGGCGAGGGCGTCGAACTCGCCGCCCGGCAGGTGACGGTGTCGCGGTTCGAGCTGCTGGCGCAGCGCCGTACCGACGGCTTCCTCGACCTCGACGTCGTCGTCGACTGCTCCTCGGGCACCTACATCCGGGCTCTCGCCCGCGATCTCGGCGACGGACTGGGCGTCGGCGGGCACCTCACCGCGCTGCGCCGCACCCGGGTCGGCGGCTTCGACGTGGCGGATGCCGTGGGCATCGACGACCTCGCCGGTGCGCGCACGCTCACCCCCGCCGAAGCGGCATCCCGCGTGCTGCCCGTCCTGCACGTCACCGCGGACGAGGCCCGCGACCTGCGTCAGGGCAAGCGGCTGGTGGGGCAGCGCGACAGGCTCACGGCATCCGAGGTCGCCGCCGTCGATCCCGACGGTGCTCTCGTCGGCGTCGTCGAGGCCAGAGGACACGACATCAAGAGCGCCATGAACATCGCGGAGGTGCAGGCGTGATCCTGTGGTTCACCGTCGTCCAGATCGCGGTGGCCTGTGCTGCCGGTCTGTTCTGCCTGACCGCCGGCTTCGCCGGCCGGCGCCCCAGCGACTACACCGTCGGCAGCGTGCTGCTGATCGAGGTGCTGCTGATCGCACAGGTCGTCGTCGCGATCGTCGCCCCCTTGGCGGGGAACCCGCCCACCGGCGATCTGCTCGAGTACTGGGTGTACCTGATCGGCGCACTGCTGCTGCCGGTCGGCGGGGTGCTGTGGGCGCTGCTGGATCGCAGCAGGTGGAGCACGGTCGTCCTCGGCGTCGTCGGCTTCGCGCTGGCGATCATGCTGTGGCGCATGCAGACGATCTGGACCGTGCAGATCGCATGAGCGCGGCGGATTAGGATGGTGGACGCAATGTCCCACACCGATGTCTCGCCCCAGGCCCCCGCGCGCACCCGGATGACGGGAATCGGCCGGGTCCTCGTCATCGTCTACGCGGTCATGGCGCTCGGCGCCACCGGACGCAGTTTCGTGCAGATCGTCCGCCGCTTCGACGAGGCGCCCCTCGCATACTCGCTGTCGGCCCTCGCCGCGGTCGTCTACATCCTCGCCACCCTCGCGCTGATCCTCGCGCATCGGCGCGGCTGGTACGCGGTCGCCTGGATCGCGATCGTCTTCGAGCTCAGCGGCGTGCTGATCGTCGGTTCGCTCAGCCTGCTCGTGCCGTCGCTGTTCGGGCATGACAGCGTGTGGTCGTACTTCGGCATGGGCTACGTCTTCATCCCGGTCGTGCTGCCCGTGCTGGGCCTGTGGTGGCTGCGCGTGCATCCCCCGAAGCAGGTGACGGCATGATCGTCTTCCGCGACCCGGCCGAGGTGCCGGCAGGATTCGGGCCGAGCGTCGTCGCGATCGGCAAGTTCGACGGCGTGCACGTCGGGCACCGCGTGGTGATCGAGCGCATGAAGGTCGACGCGCAGTCGGCGCACGCCAAGTCCGTCGCCGTCACCTTCGACCGCAACCCGCTCGAGGTGCTGCGCCCCGAGCTGTGCCCCGAGAACGTCGTCGCCACCCAGCGCAAGATCGAGCTGCTGGGCGAGCTGGGGATCGACGCCACCCTGGTGCTCACCTTCGACCGCGCTCTCGCCTCGCTCGAGGCCGAGGAGTTCGTCAAGCGCATCCTCGTCGACGCCCTGCAGGTCGTCACGGTGCTCGTCGGCCGCGACTTCCGGTTCGGGCGCGGCGGCAAGGGCGACCCCGAGCTGCTGCGTGAGCTGGGCCCGCAGTACGGCTTCACCGTCGACGTCGTCGAGGACGTGCACCCGGCCGGCGCCGATCGGCGGGTGTCGTCGAGCTGGATCCGCGAGCTGCTCGCGGCCGGCGATGTCGCGGGTGCCGCCGAGGTGCTGGGCCGGCCCGTCACCGTGACCGGCGAGGTCGTGCACGGACTCAAGCGCGGACGCGAACTCGGATTCCCCACCGCGAACCTGTCGGAGGTCATCGACGCACTCGCGCCGGCCGACGGGGTGTACGCCGGCTGGCTGGACGACCACGTCACCGGCATCCGGCATCCGGCCGCGATCTCGGTCGGCACCAACCCGACATTCGACGACGTGGAACGTCGTCAGGTCGAGGCGCACGTTCTCGGCGAATCGGGGCTCGACCTGTACGGTCACCGCGCCACGGTCGAGTTCACCGACCACCTGCGCGGTATGACCGCCTTCGACGGCATGGACGCGCTCATCGCGCAGATCGCTGCCGACGTCGCCGAGGCGCGCAGGCGACTCGGACTGACCTGACCGGCGCATTCCGCGCGGGATGCCGTAAACTGGCGCCGGGCACTCGTCGACGGCCGCAGCACGCGCGCAGACCGAGAGCCGCACTCCGCAAGGTCCTGGCTGGCGCCACACGCGGATCACAGTAGGAACCGAAGGGCTCTTCGGCACTTCGGCACTCACGCTCAGGAGGAGCATGCCGACCACGGCAACGGCCGCACCGCGGCGCAAGAAGACGTCTCGTCGTGACGAGGAGGCGCCGCTGATCCCGATCCTCGCGCGCAAGGTGCGAGAGATCGAGGCGAAGGCGCAGCGCGCCAAGCTGGGGCCCACCAATCGGGTCAAGTTCCAGGTGATCGCCTTCCTGGTGCGCGAGGAGCGCGCCCGCGTGAAGGCGGATGCCGAACTGACGGATGCCGCGCGCAGCGAGCTGCTCAAGCGTCTGGACGGCGTCGCGACGATCCTCGCCAAGACGGCCGCCCGCGACACGTCGCTGATCCAGCTGCTCGAGGCCGACCAGGCGACCTCGCCGGTCGCCAAGCGGATGCGCCGCGACTGGCTGCTCGAGTCGGGTGCGGAGCTCGCCCCCGAAGAGCTCGTCATCACCGACATCGCACCGGTGCGGGTCACGCCCGTCGTGCCCGCCGCTCTCGCCGAGAAGCAGGTCACCCCGCCCTCGGTCGAGTCGCGCCAGCTGGCCAACCCGTTCCTCGCCCCCGACCTCACTCCGCGCGCCGCCGCCGCACCGCGACGTCGCCTGGACGGCTGGGAGCTGATGGGGCCGCTGTACAAGGCGTTCGAGTCGGGTGCGGGCGGGGGAGCGGCCACCATGGAGCTGCCACCCACTCCCGAGTTCGACCAGGTCTCGCCCAAGGGGCGCGACATGATGGTGCACCAGTCGCGTTTCGTCGAGGCCGTTCGTGCCGGACACCGCAGCTTCCTGCTCGCCGATGAGCCGGGTCTCGGCAAGACCGCCCAGTCGGTGCTCGCGGCATCCGTCGCGAACGCCTACCCGCTGCTGGTGGTGGTGCCGAACGTCGTGAAGATGAACTGGGCCCGCGAGGTGGAGCTGTGGACGCCGCAGCGCCACGCGACCGTGATCCAGGGCGACGGCACCGACATCGATGCCTTCGCCGACGTGTTCATCGTGAACTACGAGATCCTCGACCGGCACCTGTCCTGGCTGGGCGCGATCGGCTTGAAGGGCATGGTCGTCGACGAGGCGCACTTCATCAAGAACCTCTCCTCGCAGCGTTCGCAGAACGTGCTCGCCCTCGCGTCGCGCATCCGTGAGCGCGAGCGCGATCCGCTGCTGCTCGCCCTCACCGGAACCCCGCTGATCAACGACGTCGAGGACTTCGACGCAATCTGGCGCTTCCTCGGCTGGACCAACGGCGAGAAGCCCGGCCCCGAGCTGATGGAGAAGCTCGACGCCACCGGCCTGACCCCGGCCGACAAGTCGTTCTACGGCGAGGCGCGCGAGGCCGTCATCTCGATGGGCATCGTCCGTCGCAAGAAGAAGGACGTCGCCGCCGATCTGCCGGACAAGCTCATCGCCGATCTGCCCGTGCAGCTCGACGACGAGTTCGGGCGCAGCATCCGTCAGGCCGAGCGCGAGCTGGGCGAGCGGATGGCGGCGAAGTACCGTCGGATCGTCGAGGCGCGCGCCGCGGCGGGCACCTCGAGCGCGGTCAGGACGTCGGCCGGGCGGATCGACGACGACATCGTGCGTCTCGTCGCGCACAACGAACTCGAGGAGTCGAAGGCCGCAGGCACCGGCGGCGACAACGTCTTCACGATGGTGCGCCGGATCGGCCAGGCTAAGGCGCTGCTGGCCGCCGACTACGCCGCGCAGCTGCAGCGCTCGGTCGAGAAGGTCGTCTTCTTCGCCAAGCACATCGACGTCATGGATCAGGCCGAGGCGCACTTCGCGGCATCCGGCATCAACGCTGTGTCCATCCGCGGCGACCAGTCGACGCCCGCCCGTCAGGAGGCGATCGATGCGTTCAACACGGATCCGTCCGTCGGAATCGCGGTCTGCTCGCTGACCGCAGCCGGTGTGGGGGTGAACCTGCAGGCGGCCTCGAACGTCGTGCTGGCCGAGCTCAGCTGGACGGCGGCCGAGCAGACGCAGGCGATCGACCGTGTGCACCGCATCGGTCAGGACGAGCCGGTGACGGCCTGGCGGATCATCGCGGCGCACACGATCGACACGAAGATCGCCGAGCTCATCGACCAGAAGCAGGGTCTCGCGGCCCGGGCACTCGACGGCGAGGCCGTCGAGGAGTCGGCGAGCGAGTCGGTGCAGCTGGCGGCACTCATGCACCTGCTGCGCGAGGCGCTCGGCGGAGCTTGATCGTCATCATCCTCGAAGAGGGCGTTAAGAACTTCGGTTCTTGGCGCCCTCTTTCGTGTCGGATGACATGATTCGCCCAAGAAGCGCCGGATCGATCTCGGTGCGGAGCAAGATCGTACGTTTTCACGTGGTGTGAATGGCGTCGCGCGGGGTTCCGCACTAGGGTCGAAGTCGGGCAGCGTCGCCTTTTCCCTCTTTCCCGAAGCACGAAGGCAGCAGCATGAAGATCGGCATTCTCACGAGCGGCGGCGACTGCCCCGGCCTGAACGCGGTCATCCGCGGAATCGTGCTCAAGGGCACGACCACCTACGACCTCGAGTTCGTCGGCATCCGCGACGGCTGGCGCGGCGTCGTCGAGGGGGACTTCTCGCCGCTGACCCGCCATGAGGTGAAGGGCCTGTCCAAGGTGGGCGGCACCATCCTCGGCACCAGCCGCACCAACCCGTACGAGACCAGCCGCGGCGGCGCCGAGAACATCGCGAACACGCTCGCGGCGCACGGCATCGACGGCATCGTCGCGATCGGCGGCGAGGGCACCCTGGCCGCCGCCGACCGACTCGCCAAGGACGGCATCAACGTGCTCGGGGTGCCGAAGACGATCGACAACGACCTGCGCGCGACCGACTACTCGTTCGGGTTCGATACCGCGGTGAACATCGCCACGGATGCCATGGACCGCCTGCGCACCACCGGCGACTCGCACCAGCGCTGCATGGTCGCAGAGGTCATGGGCCGTCACGTCGGCTGGATCGCCCTGCACGCGGGTATGGCAGCCGGCGCCCACGTCATCTGCATCCCCGAGGTGCCGATGTCGATGGACGAGATCTGCTCGCTCGTCTCGCGTGCCAACGACCGTGGCCGTGCGCCGCTGGTCG
This is a stretch of genomic DNA from Microbacterium sp. YJN-G. It encodes these proteins:
- a CDS encoding A/G-specific adenine glycosylase, which produces MPVDLAISPDPAVVSAWYQREARDLPWRRPEFHAAYGAWGTLVSEFMLQQTPVARVIPHLEAWLERWPTPDAMAAATPAEVVHQWANLGYPRRALWLHRAAVEVVARHDGTVPRDVDALLALSGIGEYTARAVAVFHYGDRHPVVDTNTRRVIARAFDGRSQPDAPSKRDLHRMAALLPDDDAESAVFNAAMMELGATVCTARSPRCEQCPLAASCAWLREGRPDTGDGRRRQAKYEGSDRQARGGVLRALRNADGHRLPADEVLADWPDAAQRDRAIDSLIADGLVEAADNALLLPR
- the truB gene encoding tRNA pseudouridine(55) synthase TruB, with the protein product MASHGILLVDKPGGLTSHDVVARTRRAFGTRKVGHAGTLDPMATGLLVIGIEGATRLLTYIVGADKTYTATIRLGARTTTDDAEGEIVATADAAAWAHVDDAAVQRGIRALTGAISQVPSSVSAIKVGGRRAYDLVRSGEGVELAARQVTVSRFELLAQRRTDGFLDLDVVVDCSSGTYIRALARDLGDGLGVGGHLTALRRTRVGGFDVADAVGIDDLAGARTLTPAEAASRVLPVLHVTADEARDLRQGKRLVGQRDRLTASEVAAVDPDGALVGVVEARGHDIKSAMNIAEVQA
- a CDS encoding bifunctional riboflavin kinase/FAD synthetase; amino-acid sequence: MIVFRDPAEVPAGFGPSVVAIGKFDGVHVGHRVVIERMKVDAQSAHAKSVAVTFDRNPLEVLRPELCPENVVATQRKIELLGELGIDATLVLTFDRALASLEAEEFVKRILVDALQVVTVLVGRDFRFGRGGKGDPELLRELGPQYGFTVDVVEDVHPAGADRRVSSSWIRELLAAGDVAGAAEVLGRPVTVTGEVVHGLKRGRELGFPTANLSEVIDALAPADGVYAGWLDDHVTGIRHPAAISVGTNPTFDDVERRQVEAHVLGESGLDLYGHRATVEFTDHLRGMTAFDGMDALIAQIAADVAEARRRLGLT
- a CDS encoding DEAD/DEAH box helicase; this translates as MPTTATAAPRRKKTSRRDEEAPLIPILARKVREIEAKAQRAKLGPTNRVKFQVIAFLVREERARVKADAELTDAARSELLKRLDGVATILAKTAARDTSLIQLLEADQATSPVAKRMRRDWLLESGAELAPEELVITDIAPVRVTPVVPAALAEKQVTPPSVESRQLANPFLAPDLTPRAAAAPRRRLDGWELMGPLYKAFESGAGGGAATMELPPTPEFDQVSPKGRDMMVHQSRFVEAVRAGHRSFLLADEPGLGKTAQSVLAASVANAYPLLVVVPNVVKMNWAREVELWTPQRHATVIQGDGTDIDAFADVFIVNYEILDRHLSWLGAIGLKGMVVDEAHFIKNLSSQRSQNVLALASRIRERERDPLLLALTGTPLINDVEDFDAIWRFLGWTNGEKPGPELMEKLDATGLTPADKSFYGEAREAVISMGIVRRKKKDVAADLPDKLIADLPVQLDDEFGRSIRQAERELGERMAAKYRRIVEARAAAGTSSAVRTSAGRIDDDIVRLVAHNELEESKAAGTGGDNVFTMVRRIGQAKALLAADYAAQLQRSVEKVVFFAKHIDVMDQAEAHFAASGINAVSIRGDQSTPARQEAIDAFNTDPSVGIAVCSLTAAGVGVNLQAASNVVLAELSWTAAEQTQAIDRVHRIGQDEPVTAWRIIAAHTIDTKIAELIDQKQGLAARALDGEAVEESASESVQLAALMHLLREALGGA
- a CDS encoding 6-phosphofructokinase codes for the protein MKIGILTSGGDCPGLNAVIRGIVLKGTTTYDLEFVGIRDGWRGVVEGDFSPLTRHEVKGLSKVGGTILGTSRTNPYETSRGGAENIANTLAAHGIDGIVAIGGEGTLAAADRLAKDGINVLGVPKTIDNDLRATDYSFGFDTAVNIATDAMDRLRTTGDSHQRCMVAEVMGRHVGWIALHAGMAAGAHVICIPEVPMSMDEICSLVSRANDRGRAPLVVVSEGFTLKGMDEAYSDKGLDAFNRPRLGGISEVLAPEIERITGIETRSTVLGHIQRGGSPSGFDRVLATRLGLSAADALVDGAWGQMVALRGTDIVRVPFEEALGELNTVPLSRYEEAAALFG